The Vibrio coralliilyticus genome segment TAAGCGAAGAAAAGTATAAAAAAATAATCAGAACTTATAGCCAGAATAGTAGTTACTCATTTGATAACATCAATATTATTGGTAACGAATATGATGAAGAGTCCGGTTGTGATTTTTTATCTATTGATATGTCATCTGAAAATATCAATATTGAAGAGAACAAGAAAAAAATAATAGTCGGTGAGAATTAAGCCCTGAAAATCAGGGCTTAGTAAGATAAAGGTTAGTCAATAATAGCAGTATCACCTTTGTATACTTTAATAGCGCCTTCGACACGTTTGCCACTGTCTACATCATACAGTTGAGGCACGATAGTATATTCACCATCTGGGTAACTAGCATCTAAAGTAAATCCACGGATAATGCTCAGCTCATCAAAAGCTGGCACTGACTTAAGTATGCGAGCATGGACAGGGATAGCCAAACCATCAGGACCGATTGCGGTTACCCAAAACTCAATATTCGCGGCTTCTTCTCTGGTATTTTGAGCTTGTAGATCAAGAATCAAATAACCGCCTTCGCTTGGGTACACGGTGTCGTTCACAGCAAATGCTTCAAGTATTAAGCCATCAATAGCCGCTGGCTGTTCAAGGCTCACACCCTTGGCAAAGGTCTCTGATTTAGAGAAACTTTTTCCTGTTTCGACATTTACACCTTCAACAGAAACTTGATACAAACCATCGTCCATATATTCTCGAACCCAAATACCGCGTTCAATATGAAGAGCTGAGCCTTCTTCAATATTTTCACTATCGAATTCAGAACTACTTAAACCAACAACTGACTTAGCAGGAAATACAATACCTTTAGGTCCTTTAACCGAAACCCAGTATTTAAGGTCAGCGTCATCTCCACCAATATTGGTTAAGTCAATACTTGCAGATAAATAACCACCTTCTGTTGGTACTTGGCTTTTAGAAAGTTGAATTTGTGCATCAAGAAGAAATTCTTCATTCTCTGATTGATTATCTGCAGCAAATACAGACAAAGAAGTGCTCAACGCTATACTACCCGAAAGTAGAGCGGCAATTAGTTTTTTCATTTTCACACCAGAATGTTAGTAAAAAGGATTATTAGTACAACAGAACAAAGCGTAACAACTGAGTGTTTTACATTCAATTTAAAAACTAAGTATATTTATAGTATTCATTATACTTATTAATCAAAGACAAAGTTTTCAGTTGTTACACAAAAAGAGTGATACAAGTCACAAGACAAAGAGAGAGGGGGAGATTGATTATTTACCCCAACGCTCTTTCAATAATAAAAAAGCAAATTTTGAGTTTGTGACCAAATAACGTTTCCACATCCTTCTCGGTTCCTGAATAACACGGTATAACCACTCAAGCCCTGCATTTTGCATCCATGCTGGAGCTCGATTGACTTTGCCCGCCACGACATCAAATGTGCCGCCAACACCCATAACGAAATCAACACCCAGCTCATCTTGCCACTTATTAATAAAGTTTTCCTTCTTAGGTGATGTAATGGCGACAAACAGCAACTTTGCTCCTGAGTCTTTAACCTTCTTCACCAGAGCGGCTTCGTCATCCCAAAAATACCCATGGTGGTATCCCGCAATATTAAGATTTGGATGATTGCTTTTCATAATCTGAGCGGTTTTTTCGACCACCTCTTGCTTGGCACCAAGGAAAAAAACTGGAAACGCCTCTTTCTCCGCCATAGCATTCAACTCATAAAATAAATCAACGCCAGCCACTCGTTCTGGGATCTGATGTCCAACAAACCTAGCTCCCCAGACAACACCCATCCCATCGATATTGATGATGTCACACTCAGTCACCGATTGAGCCAGTTCTTGATCCTTCTTCATGTTCACCAATTTAGCGACATTAACGACTACATGCTGAGTAAATTCACCGGTTTCAATACGACCTTTAATCGCTTCAACCGTTTCAGACATAGTCATGGTGTCCATTGGGCTGCCTAGAAAAGTTACTCGGCTCACGATTTATCTCCTTTGTGATTCTTTAAATAAACACTCATCGACAGGTACATCCAAGCCTGAGTCCAACGTACATAATTAATTGCGTTGGTTGCACGTGCACTCTTTTGATAAACGAATTGTTTCTTGTCTGAAAGGTAAAGCTCTGCAATTGACCAATTGAGCACTTTGCCTGCCATGTCTACATCTTCCTGCTCTCCTCCAACCTTGATCAAAGTGATCACCGCCTGCGCGACTGAGTGTGGATCAAGAGGGTAACGATTATTGTGGTAATACTTTGCCGTCCCATCAGCTTCAAAAAGATGCGTTTTGTAGTAAGCCATGCCATGATCAATTGACTCGTCAAATTCATCGGTTTGCAACGCGCACTTAAGCTCGTACAAAGCTTCCAAATTGTAACCAGTATGAAAGCCATCAATAAATTGGTGATGGCTACGTGCGCCATACACCCAACTGCCATCAGGTGACTGCTCTTTCACACTTTGCCAAGCAACCGATCGAGCTAACTCACGATATTCATTGTTCTCGGTCTCGGATGCGACAAAGCCAACCCAAGCAGCGGCCCACAAGCTCGCGTTGTGAACAAATGCTTTTTCTCCAGGAATATAAGCAAAAAACTGTCTTTGCTGATCTTTTGTATAAAGGTGTTCAACAATAAATTTGGCGCTGGAACAGGCGGTATCCACGTATTTTTGCTTATTGGTCAATTTACCGAGATCAAATAATGCTCGGCTGACGTAAATTGTCGATATAACGTTGGGTTTGCCTTTAGGTACGAAAAATGCCCTCGCTTTCCAATCAAAGTGATATCCCCAACATGATGCTCCCCATGTCTCGCGACAACATTGATTCTCTAGCAACCAATCAGCCAGTTTCTCAGCCTCTTTAAGCAAATGCTTCTCCTGGGTCACTTGGTACTGCTCCAACATCCCAGAAATAAACAATGCAACCCCTTTAGGGTTACGCTTCTTAGGTACCCCAAGAAGATGGCGCATATTGATGTTCGAGCGTTTGAACATCTGAATCCATGCAAGGCCAAATAGCGAATTGCGCAAACGTGGAAACACATCAAAGAGACGAGCGTTTAGACCATCAAATGGATCATAACCCGCAAAATCATTGCTTGAAGCATCAGCTAACAAGCAACGCTGAATATCAGTGATCATGCGCGACTCCTTTGGATAAGCACGGCATCATAAATACGTTGCACTTGAGGAATAATGGCTTGAACAGAAAAATGCTCATCGAATTTCTGTTTTGCGTTCTGGGTATAGTATTGGTTCATTTCTTGGTTGTTCAGTAGTTCAATAAGTGCATCGGCTAAGGCGTCTACATCACCCGCATCGACAAGAAGACCTTCCTTGCCGTTGGCAATTGCATCCGGAATACCACCTGCATACGTCGATACCACGGCAATTCCAGCCGACATGGCCTCCAATACGCCCATTGGAAAACCTTCGTTGTAGCTCGGCAAACAGTAGATTTGGGTCCGCTGCAGCACATCGAGTTTGTGTTGACCCGAGACCCAACCTAAGAATTCCACTTGTGCTTCCAATCCCAAATCCCGTGCCATTGCGCGGTACTTCTCAACCTCACCATCTCCCCCAATCAATAGCTTGACGTTAGGGCATTGCTGTTTGACTCGCACCATCGCGGTTAGCAGATCTTGGATCCCTTTTCGCTCACCCACTCTGCCAAGGAAGCTAATCACAGGTGAAGGGTTAGCTTTAGCGGGAAGTTCAAGTGATGGAACAGCGTTGTATACCAATTGGAAATGCTCTGAGCGGGTAAAAGTCGCTCGCGCCCAATCTATCCATTGAGAAGAAAGGACAATCACCACATCCGCCATTTCAAATGTGTCACGTATGTGTTTCTGCCTCTTCTCATCGCATTCATTGGCGTAAAAATCACGAAACTCTGCACCGTGCAAATGCAAAATCACTTTACCGCCGAGGACTTTAATCAACCTAACTAGTAATGCTTTTCGTAAGTAGCTACCTCGTGAAGCAACATGAATATGTGCCAACCCCACTCGGTAAAAAACAAAGTAATAAATGACTTTAACTAGCGCGCTGAGATAACGCATCAGTGCGCCCAAAGAACCAAAACGATTGTTAGTAGAATGCGTTGCGATCAAACGAACGGCATTATCAGACAGAAAGCCTGCTTGTTGATAAACATTCAGCACAGTAGCAATGCCACCTTGTCCTTTAATGTCAGTCGCAATAGTTAGATTGATGTTCTTTTTCAACTCTGGCTCTCCACACTGCATATCGCCTGACGCACCTTGCCATTTTTCGTTCTCGGTAATGCACTCACTTGATGCACCTCGACTTGTAGGCTTTGTCCAACTCGTTCCTGAGTATTAAGGATCAATTGCTGCTCCTGCTGAACTGTAAATTTAGTTTGATCAACCACAGCGAGCACTTTGATTAAATGCGCTTTGTCTTGAACAAATTGGCAACTGATTAACCCTTCTACCCCTTTAGGAATATGGTTGAGAATATGAATTTTCTGACCATCTTCTCCAAGCAGATAGTCACCAACCCGCCCTTCAATTTTTTTAATTACAGGGTAAGTTCTGCCACATGAGCAACGTTGATTTTCGGCCAAAACAACGTGGTCACCTGTACGGTAGCGAACCAGAGGATAGAGGGCATTATTGTAGTTAGTGCCCACGATCTCATGTTTACCCTCTTCCGTTTGTAGGAATTCAACATGAGAGTAATCTGAAATGAGGTGGTAATGACCGTACTCACAGCTGCCTATCGCAGCAACACGCTCAAATAGCCCATACCAATCAAAGACCTTGCATCGAAAACGTTTTTCTATCACTTGGCGATCTTCATCAGACAAAGATTCAGAGGAAGTGACAATCGACTTTAACTGACCTTTGTAATACTCATCTTTGCTATCCAGAAACTTGGCTAACGTAGCAATAGAAGATGGGTATGCTTGGATTATGTCTACGCCATAATCCTCCATCGCTTTGAGATAACTCGGAATCGCATCTGACGTGAGGTGGAACGACGACATGACAATCATGTTTTCAAAGATAGAATAACGCCAATAAGGCCCCTCTTTCTGCGATAACGGCACAACCATATCGCCTCGGATCCAAGCTCGCTTATCGCCTTTCTGGTATCCTGCCCACTCTAGGTGACGAGAGACAAAAGCTTGTTCTCTGAGAACTGAGTCGAGGTCTTGAGGGATAGAAAGAGGTGTCCCAGTCGTACCACTGGTGCTGCCTTTCACCGTCACTTTAGGGTTCAAACTTGTGTTAAGGAAGGCATTCGGTGAGGCTTTGACATCTTGTTTATCAATAAAATCAAACTGGTCTAATTGCTGCTTGTCTCCATAAGCACTCACATCTTTTGCACGCTCTAGAACGGCTTCCAGTTGCTTGTCACAAAATACCTTTAGTGCATCATGAGAATACTCATTTTCTCTCAATTGCTGCTTTAAGCCAGCAATACGACTTTCACTACGAATGGCTCCACGAACTAAGTCACGCAGAGACACCATAATATTTTGAACAAAGACAGGAGACTTCTTGTAAATGGACGAAGTATACACATCAACGCCCTCTAACCACGGGTATCTTGCAAGAAGGGGGCTGTTCCTTCAACATCAGCGCGGTTATCGTGAATGTCATAATCATTATCTTTAACCCAACCGATGATCTTGGCCGGAATCCCCCCAACAATGGCCCCCTCAGGAACACTTTTCGTCACCACACTATTTGCACCGATGATGGCATTATCACCCACAATAATCGGGCCAATTAAAACGGCTCCAGGGCCAATAAATACACGGTCACCCACTCTAGGGACTTCTTTAAATGGTCCTTTACCGACCGTTTTGCATCCAATGCCGATGCTGCACTGCTCACCAATAACCGTTTTGTCATGCAGTGATACGCCGATACCTTTAACGACAAAAAAGCTGCCTTTACCGATATGACATTTAACAGGTACTCGACAGTTATAAAACATGAAAATAAATAACTGGAAAAGCTTGGGAATCAGCGGGACTTTTTTCAGATAAAACCAGCGCGCAATTCGATAAATAGCAATAGCATTAGGCATGTGTGTAACCCGAGTTTAATTGAGAATTCTGAGAATCTACCCACTTTTCACGCAATGATTTGCTTAAATACAGACAGGTGAAAAGTAGTAATAAAGTTGGTGTTTTAGTCGTCAGGGAGTTGTTGGTAATACTGATTACCGCAAACGAAAAAACACTCATTCTTTCAATGAGGTTTCCTGTGACTGCGAAATAGGTTAGTGGCACATACACCACTAAAAACAAAGGAATAGTCCCCACCAAGCCAAAAGTGAATATCCAGCCAATGAGGTAGTTTTCGATCACATTGATACCAATATAAAGCTCAATCGATTCCATCAAGCGATGACTTGCACCTAATAACCACTCTCGGAAACTAAGCTGGTCAATCAGATAGAACACATTTAATCGCGCAGACGCACTACCATCGATATAGAGTTTTGAGGCAATGCGCTCCGTGATACCCGAAGACACCAGCAAATATGCACCAACCCAAAATGCGAAATACCCGATCAGCATAAACAAGGCAATTTTTTGTTTATTGTCTGGAATCCCTTGGGTAATGGCTCTCCACAACATTGGTGCCATGGAAACCGATACCGCACAAATAAAGATAGCCAGCGCCGCTCTCCCTCCAAATGCGAATAATGCGAGCGACACAATCAACATATAAACAAAACTAGGTAGCTTAGTTCTACTTGCCACCAATAGAGCAATGCTGACTGTTACCAAGGCGTTGTTGAGCGGGTGGGTCAAAAAGGCCGTCGAGCGAAAGAATGAAAACTCTTGGAACTCAACATTAACCAGACGGAAATGAAGCATGTACTCCATTACAGCGACAAACGAATTGAGCAATATCAGATAGGCAATCAATTTAAGCAATAAGGATTTTTGATTGTCAGTAAGATAAGCAAGCAATGGGACAATCAAAACTGGCGCCAAAAAAGTATTGATCAGATATGCCATCCCAGATGTGCCGTGTATAGCAAAACCGTAGAGGATCACAAACACATTACACGCCAGCGCCATCAGCCAAAAACGGTAGTAGTTACCCAGCCTCAGTGCAATTCCTTTAATGCCATCAAGCAGAAAAACCAACCCAAAGCCCAAAAGAATTAAGTAAGAGTACAAATGAATCTTAAAGAGAGGTGATCCCCCCTGAGAAACGTAAGGTACCCCAAGGTCCTCTAGCAAGTAACCACCAAGAAGAATTGATGAAGCGATAGCAACAAAGGGCAACAGGTAAATCCTAGACAGCACGCTGACGCCCCCTTAACTTAAGTAGCGAGGTTCTGATCTGGAAACTGTTCAAAAGCAGATGCGTTAAACCATACGCGACTAAAGCAGTCATCACTAAAAGGGCCAAAGTCAACACACTGCTATCCAGCTCAATATATTGCTTAGCTTGAAGTATTGCCAGTGCCATAACCGCTGTCGCAATCATTGTTCGCAACAAGGCTTTAGGTACCGGATAATGATAACCAGCTTTCCAACCTATCCATGCTGTCAGCAACAGTCCAACAAACATAGCTATCACAATACCTATCGCTGCACCTAATGCACCAAATTGTGGAATCAAAGCAAATGCGGCCAAAACTTGGACCAACAAAACAAACGCCATGATCAAAGGCACATACTTGGTCTTCAATGTAAACTGCAAACCATGATCGAAGAAATGTGCACGTAAGTTAAAAAGTAAGGCAGCAGCGGCCACCAAGTAAAACGTCGTCAGATCAACATTCCCATAGGCGTCACCGAGAAAAATACCGACAAGCATCGGCGCTAATAAACACAGACCCGTATACGCCGGTAGACTCAAAGCAATCAGGAACCCACTGTATACTTTGTGTTTAGCGATTAAACGTGTTCGATCTTGAGTAAGCTTGGTGAGTTCTGGATAAAGAGGCAATGCAATAGCCATAAAAACCAGAGCCATAATGCCAAACAAAAGATTCGCAATTGCGGCATATTGTCCCGCTTGCTCAAGCCCGGTGAGGTTAGCAATAAAAATACGATCACTTCTTGCTGCCAATATACCCAGTAAACCAGACAACATAAGCGGTGCGCCGTAAGAAAATAGCGCTTTCTTAGTTTCAGTGTTGGTCGCTACTCTGAGGTGCCACTCTCCAGCTCGAAGGCTGATAACGGCTGCTACCGAATAGCTCATCACTAAAGCAAGTAAAGCCATTTCTAATGCAGGTATAAAAGAGAGCAATACTACTGTCATGACGATTGAGAGGACAGCTTGAGTCATAACAGAACGACGGTAATACCCTGACTCTTGGTTCACGCGTGCATATTCGATCACAAACAAATAGATGACTTTTGCGACGAAAAAAGCATACACAGCAAAAAAGACACGCCACTCAAACACACTCAACAACGCCACTAAGGCAGCAATGACAAAACATGACAAGAGCGTGTTACCGATTAACCAACGCACAAGCGTCGCGCTGATTTGTATCTGTTGGTCCTGTTCAGCGCTTGGGTAAAAACGAATGAGACAGTTGTTTATCCATTGAACTAACACTGAACGTGACGCTTCCACAATGACCATCAACACGGCGAGAAAGCCGTATTCTTCGGGTAACAGAAAACGCGTCTGTATCGCAATAAGTGCGAACAGACTTAAAGCTGAAAGGATCTGAACAGGTGCATAAGTGAGCAGTTTTTTAATCACAACAGCTCTCCATACAGTCTTTGATAGTCATCGACCACTGCCTGTGGTGAAAACTTAGCACTCAGAGACTTTGTATCAACAGCGGGCAAGTTATCTAAAAACTGTAAAACGTTTTGAGCTTCTGATGCCGAGCCATCCGCTAAGGTATAGTGGACACCAGCGTTACGAAAAAACGCCTGCTCCTCCTGTAAAATACCGACTGCAGTAGCGATAACGGGTAAGCCTGACGCTAGCATCTCTAAGGGTACAAGACCGAAAGTCTCTTCACGTGAAAGAAATACCCCGACATCGGACTCAGCGTAGATTTGCTTAATTTGCTCAACATTCATTGGACCCAGCCATGAGATTTTATCCGCTACATTAAGCTCTTCAGCCAACTTGTTTAGCTCTGACACATAGCTCTCATCAACGGGACCAATGATCTTCAGGGCAGCATCAAGACTGGTATTTAGCTGAGCAACTAACTTGATGATCTGATCCACCTGTTTACGTGGAGTAATTAACGAACAAGTCACCAAACGCAGTGAATCTAACTGGAGTCGGTTGGTTTGCTTAAAGTAAACATCATTGACTGGATTCCCTACCTTACGTGCTTTATGGCGCATAGCGTTTGGTAGAGAGTCAAACAAGATATCACCGACATAGGTTAATCGATCAGCAGATCGTAAACTGATAGCAGGTAGCAGGGTTTCAAAAATCAAATCATTTAACCAGCCGCGACTTTTTCTGGCTACCTTTCCTAATGAGTGGAGAGTAATCACTGAACGGTGATTGCGGCTTGGTAGCAGTGGAAGACTCGGTAAATGACTATGGACCACATCGGGCTGGAAACGACGAGCCAACTTACTTAACATCACGTTTTGGAAGACAAATCCAGGTACAGGTACTCCTAATACTTTCCCTTTCTTAGCAATAAAAGTGACATGCGTTTGTTCATTAAGTTGGATTCTTTTATTCAACTCTTGTTTAGAGGCACCCACTTTAATTGCCAGTATTTCATACTGATAACCTTCAGGAGCGTCTAACTCAAGTGACTGAACAACTTGCTGGCAGACAGAATCAACGCCGCCTGCGTTATCGCTTCCCCATTTAAGGGTACTCAATGGCATCACAAGCAGGACTTTTTTCATCATCGAACCTTAGACGAGTTAATTCAGAGAGCGAATGACTTATTTCTTCCGCTCTCTGAAATAGGTCACGCCAAAACACCTCTTGTATCGATTACCACTTTCTTGCTGAATGCGATTTTATCTGCCGCTTTAAACTGCTTGTGATCCACTAACACGACAACTACATTTGCAATTTCAAGCGCGCGCTCTAAGTCCATAAATTCAACACCCGCATCAATCAGATGTTCAGGCAAAGAGGAAATATTTGGTTCAACGGCAATCACTTGTCCAACATCTTCATGCGCCAACTGAGTAGTGATGTCTAGTGCAGGGCTTTCACGCAAATCGTCAATGTCGGCTTTAAAGGCTAGACCTAAACAAGCAATCACAGGCTTCTTAAATTCGTCTGCCGCTTGTTTGACTTGATCAACGACCCAATGAGGCTTGCCGTCATTGACTTGACGAGCTGTCGCAATCACCTT includes the following:
- a CDS encoding RbmA family biofilm matrix protein yields the protein MKKLIAALLSGSIALSTSLSVFAADNQSENEEFLLDAQIQLSKSQVPTEGGYLSASIDLTNIGGDDADLKYWVSVKGPKGIVFPAKSVVGLSSSEFDSENIEEGSALHIERGIWVREYMDDGLYQVSVEGVNVETGKSFSKSETFAKGVSLEQPAAIDGLILEAFAVNDTVYPSEGGYLILDLQAQNTREEAANIEFWVTAIGPDGLAIPVHARILKSVPAFDELSIIRGFTLDASYPDGEYTIVPQLYDVDSGKRVEGAIKVYKGDTAIID
- a CDS encoding WecB/TagA/CpsF family glycosyltransferase, with the translated sequence MSRVTFLGSPMDTMTMSETVEAIKGRIETGEFTQHVVVNVAKLVNMKKDQELAQSVTECDIINIDGMGVVWGARFVGHQIPERVAGVDLFYELNAMAEKEAFPVFFLGAKQEVVEKTAQIMKSNHPNLNIAGYHHGYFWDDEAALVKKVKDSGAKLLFVAITSPKKENFINKWQDELGVDFVMGVGGTFDVVAGKVNRAPAWMQNAGLEWLYRVIQEPRRMWKRYLVTNSKFAFLLLKERWGK
- a CDS encoding aspartate-semialdehyde dehydrogenase yields the protein MITDIQRCLLADASSNDFAGYDPFDGLNARLFDVFPRLRNSLFGLAWIQMFKRSNINMRHLLGVPKKRNPKGVALFISGMLEQYQVTQEKHLLKEAEKLADWLLENQCCRETWGASCWGYHFDWKARAFFVPKGKPNVISTIYVSRALFDLGKLTNKQKYVDTACSSAKFIVEHLYTKDQQRQFFAYIPGEKAFVHNASLWAAAWVGFVASETENNEYRELARSVAWQSVKEQSPDGSWVYGARSHHQFIDGFHTGYNLEALYELKCALQTDEFDESIDHGMAYYKTHLFEADGTAKYYHNNRYPLDPHSVAQAVITLIKVGGEQEDVDMAGKVLNWSIAELYLSDKKQFVYQKSARATNAINYVRWTQAWMYLSMSVYLKNHKGDKS
- a CDS encoding glycosyltransferase family 4 protein, which gives rise to MQCGEPELKKNINLTIATDIKGQGGIATVLNVYQQAGFLSDNAVRLIATHSTNNRFGSLGALMRYLSALVKVIYYFVFYRVGLAHIHVASRGSYLRKALLVRLIKVLGGKVILHLHGAEFRDFYANECDEKRQKHIRDTFEMADVVIVLSSQWIDWARATFTRSEHFQLVYNAVPSLELPAKANPSPVISFLGRVGERKGIQDLLTAMVRVKQQCPNVKLLIGGDGEVEKYRAMARDLGLEAQVEFLGWVSGQHKLDVLQRTQIYCLPSYNEGFPMGVLEAMSAGIAVVSTYAGGIPDAIANGKEGLLVDAGDVDALADALIELLNNQEMNQYYTQNAKQKFDEHFSVQAIIPQVQRIYDAVLIQRSRA
- a CDS encoding phenylacetate--CoA ligase family protein — protein: MYTSSIYKKSPVFVQNIMVSLRDLVRGAIRSESRIAGLKQQLRENEYSHDALKVFCDKQLEAVLERAKDVSAYGDKQQLDQFDFIDKQDVKASPNAFLNTSLNPKVTVKGSTSGTTGTPLSIPQDLDSVLREQAFVSRHLEWAGYQKGDKRAWIRGDMVVPLSQKEGPYWRYSIFENMIVMSSFHLTSDAIPSYLKAMEDYGVDIIQAYPSSIATLAKFLDSKDEYYKGQLKSIVTSSESLSDEDRQVIEKRFRCKVFDWYGLFERVAAIGSCEYGHYHLISDYSHVEFLQTEEGKHEIVGTNYNNALYPLVRYRTGDHVVLAENQRCSCGRTYPVIKKIEGRVGDYLLGEDGQKIHILNHIPKGVEGLISCQFVQDKAHLIKVLAVVDQTKFTVQQEQQLILNTQERVGQSLQVEVHQVSALPRTKNGKVRQAICSVESQS
- a CDS encoding serine O-acetyltransferase, translating into MPNAIAIYRIARWFYLKKVPLIPKLFQLFIFMFYNCRVPVKCHIGKGSFFVVKGIGVSLHDKTVIGEQCSIGIGCKTVGKGPFKEVPRVGDRVFIGPGAVLIGPIIVGDNAIIGANSVVTKSVPEGAIVGGIPAKIIGWVKDNDYDIHDNRADVEGTAPFLQDTRG
- a CDS encoding VpsF family polysaccharide biosynthesis protein (VpsF, distantly related to oligosaccharide ligases, is encoded next to the probable flippase VpsE.), with translation MLSRIYLLPFVAIASSILLGGYLLEDLGVPYVSQGGSPLFKIHLYSYLILLGFGLVFLLDGIKGIALRLGNYYRFWLMALACNVFVILYGFAIHGTSGMAYLINTFLAPVLIVPLLAYLTDNQKSLLLKLIAYLILLNSFVAVMEYMLHFRLVNVEFQEFSFFRSTAFLTHPLNNALVTVSIALLVASRTKLPSFVYMLIVSLALFAFGGRAALAIFICAVSVSMAPMLWRAITQGIPDNKQKIALFMLIGYFAFWVGAYLLVSSGITERIASKLYIDGSASARLNVFYLIDQLSFREWLLGASHRLMESIELYIGINVIENYLIGWIFTFGLVGTIPLFLVVYVPLTYFAVTGNLIERMSVFSFAVISITNNSLTTKTPTLLLLFTCLYLSKSLREKWVDSQNSQLNSGYTHA
- a CDS encoding oligosaccharide flippase family protein, yielding MIKKLLTYAPVQILSALSLFALIAIQTRFLLPEEYGFLAVLMVIVEASRSVLVQWINNCLIRFYPSAEQDQQIQISATLVRWLIGNTLLSCFVIAALVALLSVFEWRVFFAVYAFFVAKVIYLFVIEYARVNQESGYYRRSVMTQAVLSIVMTVVLLSFIPALEMALLALVMSYSVAAVISLRAGEWHLRVATNTETKKALFSYGAPLMLSGLLGILAARSDRIFIANLTGLEQAGQYAAIANLLFGIMALVFMAIALPLYPELTKLTQDRTRLIAKHKVYSGFLIALSLPAYTGLCLLAPMLVGIFLGDAYGNVDLTTFYLVAAAALLFNLRAHFFDHGLQFTLKTKYVPLIMAFVLLVQVLAAFALIPQFGALGAAIGIVIAMFVGLLLTAWIGWKAGYHYPVPKALLRTMIATAVMALAILQAKQYIELDSSVLTLALLVMTALVAYGLTHLLLNSFQIRTSLLKLRGRQRAV
- a CDS encoding VpsD family glycosyltransferase, yielding MMKKVLLVMPLSTLKWGSDNAGGVDSVCQQVVQSLELDAPEGYQYEILAIKVGASKQELNKRIQLNEQTHVTFIAKKGKVLGVPVPGFVFQNVMLSKLARRFQPDVVHSHLPSLPLLPSRNHRSVITLHSLGKVARKSRGWLNDLIFETLLPAISLRSADRLTYVGDILFDSLPNAMRHKARKVGNPVNDVYFKQTNRLQLDSLRLVTCSLITPRKQVDQIIKLVAQLNTSLDAALKIIGPVDESYVSELNKLAEELNVADKISWLGPMNVEQIKQIYAESDVGVFLSREETFGLVPLEMLASGLPVIATAVGILQEEQAFFRNAGVHYTLADGSASEAQNVLQFLDNLPAVDTKSLSAKFSPQAVVDDYQRLYGELL